The following proteins are encoded in a genomic region of Euzebya sp.:
- the lnt gene encoding apolipoprotein N-acyltransferase, translated as MSRMLRTLVVYRRTSSVQPDDARKPTAAPSATRWASAGPVLALAGGLLTSAAFRPAGLAVLGFSGMVAGTWALRRARGWRAGALVGFLYGVGLFGSLLVWSLRFGIPAYAALAGSQALFSAIPGALAGSASRGRLAWVTVTAGSWTLAEAARARWPLGGFEWGQLAQSAVDLPVRAAAAVIGSVGLSGLLVAVAAAVVVATERGRPSRRLAPLAVVATLLAGMTGLGLLPWTAPSGTLEVAIVQVDPPCPGRTAVDCPGEQEANLEQFIRSSATLPDSVDLLLWGEGALSGRSPADAGQEVVDRMGALPAPLLAGVTSPTGPDGFFNRNVLYDLQGRMLDSYTKRHAVPFGEYVPARNVLGGIGDVGRLVPRDMVRGTEPGRLAASSGPVGTVSSWELSFSRDVRDAAAGSHAVVTLTTQATYERAQVSDQLLAIARLRAAELGKPMVIAATTGRSALLPAGGGDGPATRLFGSDRLIGSVTLTTGRTPFAVFGQALPVLLAVAVTGGAVLGSRDCEATTRLRGIRLHRPVRLRLATRSSAHRR; from the coding sequence ATGAGCAGGATGCTGCGAACGCTCGTTGTCTACCGGCGGACCTCCAGCGTGCAGCCCGATGACGCGCGCAAACCAACTGCTGCTCCGTCCGCCACAAGATGGGCGTCAGCCGGACCCGTGCTGGCGCTGGCCGGAGGACTGCTCACGTCTGCCGCCTTCCGTCCGGCGGGGCTGGCCGTGCTCGGGTTCTCTGGGATGGTGGCAGGGACCTGGGCGCTCCGACGCGCGCGCGGCTGGCGCGCGGGTGCCCTCGTCGGATTCCTGTACGGGGTGGGATTGTTCGGTTCGTTGCTTGTCTGGAGCCTTCGCTTCGGCATTCCCGCGTACGCAGCGCTGGCCGGCAGCCAAGCGCTGTTCAGCGCCATCCCCGGGGCGTTGGCCGGTTCGGCTTCGAGAGGGCGGTTGGCATGGGTCACGGTCACTGCCGGGTCATGGACACTGGCCGAGGCAGCACGGGCGCGGTGGCCCCTCGGCGGGTTCGAGTGGGGTCAACTCGCGCAGTCGGCCGTGGACCTGCCGGTGCGCGCGGCGGCGGCCGTCATCGGTTCTGTCGGCCTATCAGGGCTGTTGGTGGCCGTGGCGGCTGCGGTAGTCGTGGCCACCGAGCGCGGACGGCCCTCACGGCGCCTTGCGCCGCTTGCCGTTGTGGCGACGCTGCTGGCTGGCATGACGGGGCTCGGGTTGCTGCCGTGGACCGCGCCGAGCGGCACGCTTGAGGTGGCGATCGTGCAGGTCGACCCTCCGTGCCCCGGGCGGACGGCCGTGGATTGTCCGGGTGAACAGGAGGCCAACCTCGAGCAGTTCATACGCTCTTCGGCCACCCTTCCGGACAGTGTCGACCTGCTGCTGTGGGGCGAGGGCGCGCTCAGCGGCCGTTCACCGGCCGACGCCGGCCAAGAGGTGGTCGACCGGATGGGCGCGCTGCCCGCACCGTTGCTTGCCGGCGTCACGTCACCGACAGGCCCGGACGGGTTCTTCAACCGCAACGTGCTCTACGACCTTCAGGGCCGCATGCTCGACAGCTACACGAAACGTCACGCAGTTCCGTTCGGGGAATACGTGCCCGCTCGCAACGTGCTGGGCGGCATCGGTGATGTCGGCCGGCTGGTCCCACGCGACATGGTGCGAGGAACTGAGCCTGGTCGGCTCGCCGCGTCATCTGGACCGGTAGGCACCGTGTCGTCATGGGAGCTGTCATTCTCCCGTGACGTCCGAGACGCCGCGGCAGGCAGCCACGCCGTGGTCACGCTGACAACGCAAGCCACCTACGAACGTGCCCAAGTGTCCGACCAGCTCCTCGCCATCGCGCGCCTGCGAGCCGCCGAACTGGGCAAGCCGATGGTCATCGCGGCCACAACCGGCCGCTCTGCGCTTCTTCCCGCCGGCGGCGGCGACGGTCCGGCGACGCGCTTGTTCGGCAGCGATCGACTGATCGGCTCGGTCACCCTCACCACTGGGCGCACGCCATTCGCCGTCTTCGGCCAGGCGCTCCCCGTGCTGCTCGCCGTCGCGGTCACCGGTGGCGCAGTGCTCGGATCTCGGGACTGCGAAGCAACAACGCGGCTACGAGGTATCCGGCTGCACCGACCAGTACGGTTACGGTTAGCAACACGATCTTCGGCGCACCGGCGGTGA
- a CDS encoding ferric reductase-like transmembrane domain-containing protein translates to MRHAAVATAGGTALALFWASRPGWSPDMRLWKAVGDAALVLLLVTMAVGPLARLWRPVGRALPWRRETGIWFGVLATIHTVLILNGWARWSVLRFLGYELVPQLGRTARMEPGFGLANLVGLVALLWAVALAATSSDYALRRLGPSAWKWLHNGAYVVFYLVVLHTGYFLFLHYTASFHKEVPPPDWFRFPFIVGVVVVVALQMAAFAGTVRRRRDRQGGPGRDEQIGAEVAAAGRSRPSGVRSPQIRTAATRRRSR, encoded by the coding sequence ATGCGCCATGCAGCGGTTGCGACCGCCGGTGGTACCGCACTCGCCCTGTTCTGGGCCTCGCGTCCAGGGTGGTCGCCCGACATGCGCCTATGGAAGGCCGTGGGCGACGCCGCACTCGTGCTGTTGCTCGTCACAATGGCAGTGGGCCCGCTGGCTCGACTGTGGCGGCCCGTCGGGCGGGCACTGCCCTGGCGGCGGGAGACCGGCATCTGGTTCGGGGTGCTCGCCACCATTCACACCGTGCTCATCCTCAATGGCTGGGCACGCTGGAGCGTTCTGCGGTTCCTCGGGTACGAGCTCGTTCCCCAGCTGGGGCGAACCGCGCGCATGGAGCCCGGCTTCGGCTTGGCCAACCTCGTCGGTCTGGTGGCACTCCTGTGGGCGGTGGCCTTGGCAGCGACCTCTTCCGACTACGCATTGCGGCGGCTGGGCCCATCAGCGTGGAAATGGCTGCATAACGGCGCCTACGTGGTGTTCTACCTCGTCGTCCTCCACACGGGTTACTTCCTGTTCTTGCACTACACCGCATCGTTCCACAAGGAAGTCCCGCCACCGGACTGGTTTCGCTTCCCCTTTATCGTCGGGGTGGTAGTGGTCGTAGCACTGCAGATGGCGGCCTTCGCAGGGACCGTGCGCAGGCGCCGTGACCGCCAAGGTGGGCCTGGACGTGATGAACAGATCGGCGCCGAGGTTGCTGCCGCTGGCCGCTCGCGTCCGTCCGGGGTGCGATCGCCTCAGATCCGGACCGCTGCTACCCGCCGACGAAGTCGGTGA